From Acidimicrobiales bacterium, a single genomic window includes:
- a CDS encoding DUF952 domain-containing protein, giving the protein MIYKILRPTEWSQFESDGRFGGSPDDRRDGFIHCSSREQVGATAARFFFDEPNLVVVAIDERPLGDLVRWEPASNGELFPHLYASLGRDAIVDVHHLEGASKVEEILHP; this is encoded by the coding sequence ATGATCTACAAGATCCTCCGGCCGACTGAATGGTCGCAGTTCGAAAGTGACGGACGGTTCGGCGGATCGCCAGACGACCGGCGCGACGGCTTCATCCACTGCTCGTCGCGCGAACAAGTCGGAGCTACGGCAGCAAGGTTCTTCTTCGACGAACCCAACCTTGTGGTGGTCGCCATCGACGAGCGCCCGTTAGGCGACTTGGTTCGATGGGAGCCCGCTTCAAACGGGGAGCTCTTCCCTCACCTCTACGCGTCTCTTGGCCGCGACGCGATCGTCGATGTTCACCATCTCGAAGGCGCGTCAAAGGTGGAGGAGATCCTTCATCCTTGA
- a CDS encoding alpha/beta fold hydrolase gives MTGPTIDRVLVDENVELSCVEWRAHDSGAADGATPILLVHGLASNAHLWDGVARSLADSGHHVVAVDQRGHGLSSKPTSGFDFGTLTRDLANVISHCGWHSDDRAHDTSPSAGPPFVAGQSWGANVVLELAARYPGSVSGIALVDGGTNDLADSFADWPTCQAALAPPVLEGMSAKKFESFIRSSHPDWPEEGVQGTIANVESRADGTIQPWLSRENHMTILHQLWEHHPSKRFGDVAVPVLIVPADDPSNQRWSVGKHDSVRRAAESLPCSVTHWLVGDHDLHAQHPIEVAHLIDLASRPGFFD, from the coding sequence GTGACCGGGCCCACGATCGATCGCGTTCTCGTCGACGAGAACGTCGAGCTCAGCTGTGTCGAATGGCGCGCACATGATTCCGGAGCAGCGGACGGCGCCACGCCGATTCTGCTTGTGCACGGGCTCGCGTCCAACGCTCACCTCTGGGATGGTGTTGCTCGGAGCCTCGCCGACTCGGGTCATCACGTCGTGGCCGTCGACCAACGGGGCCACGGCTTGTCCTCGAAACCGACTTCCGGATTCGACTTCGGCACACTCACACGGGACCTGGCGAACGTGATCTCCCATTGCGGCTGGCACAGCGACGACAGAGCCCACGACACCTCACCCAGCGCCGGGCCACCTTTTGTCGCCGGCCAGAGCTGGGGAGCAAACGTCGTGCTCGAGCTCGCCGCCCGCTATCCCGGTTCTGTCAGCGGAATCGCCCTCGTCGATGGAGGCACCAATGACCTCGCCGACAGCTTCGCGGATTGGCCGACATGTCAGGCGGCATTGGCGCCGCCCGTCCTGGAGGGGATGAGTGCGAAGAAGTTCGAATCATTCATTCGTTCATCGCACCCTGACTGGCCCGAGGAAGGGGTTCAGGGAACGATCGCCAACGTGGAGAGCCGCGCCGACGGGACCATCCAACCGTGGTTGTCCCGCGAAAATCACATGACGATCCTGCACCAGCTTTGGGAACACCATCCGTCCAAGAGGTTCGGTGATGTGGCCGTGCCGGTTCTGATTGTTCCTGCCGACGACCCGTCCAACCAGCGGTGGTCGGTGGGAAAGCACGATTCGGTGCGGCGCGCAGCCGAGTCGCTCCCGTGTTCGGTCACCCACTGGCTTGTAGGCGATCACGATCTGCACGCCCAGCATCCGATCGAGGTCGCCCATTTGATCGACTTGGCGAGCCGTCCCGGATTTTTCGATTGA
- a CDS encoding PPOX class F420-dependent oxidoreductase translates to MELAKALDFLRNNHRSVLIARKPDGDPQPSPVNHGIDDAGRIAISSREPAYKVRNIRRDPRVTLLGFTDGFYGQWVTVDGTAEIISLPEAMEPLVELYRQIQGEHPDWEDYRAAMMRDQRLIIAITPVSAGPDRSG, encoded by the coding sequence ATGGAGCTCGCAAAGGCGCTGGACTTTCTCCGCAACAACCACAGGTCGGTGCTCATAGCCCGGAAACCCGACGGTGATCCGCAGCCGTCACCGGTCAACCACGGCATTGATGACGCGGGGCGGATCGCAATCTCGAGCCGCGAGCCGGCGTACAAGGTCCGCAACATCCGGCGCGACCCGAGGGTGACATTGCTCGGGTTCACCGACGGGTTCTACGGGCAATGGGTAACGGTCGATGGGACCGCCGAGATCATCTCGCTTCCCGAGGCGATGGAACCTCTCGTGGAGCTGTACCGCCAGATTCAAGGGGAGCATCCCGACTGGGAGGACTACCGCGCCGCCATGATGCGAGACCAGCGCCTCATTATCGCGATTACACCGGTGTCAGCCGGCCCGGACCGATCCGGGTGA
- a CDS encoding DUF2017 family protein: MLRGLAPQFVELLDDPSQPVLERLFPPAYSSPEHIEQQDEYRRLMQEDLVDRHREELELLASTAGAETLTEEQLLAWTRALNSLRLVLGTYLDVSEDDDRGAPESPEEAMYQWLTYILGEAIEALSGQT; encoded by the coding sequence TTGCTACGGGGCCTCGCCCCTCAGTTCGTCGAGTTGCTCGACGATCCGTCTCAGCCGGTGCTGGAACGATTGTTTCCACCGGCATACTCGAGTCCTGAGCACATCGAGCAGCAGGATGAGTACCGGCGGCTCATGCAGGAAGACCTCGTCGACCGTCACAGAGAAGAACTGGAATTGCTGGCCTCGACCGCGGGAGCCGAAACGCTAACCGAGGAACAGCTGCTCGCCTGGACCAGAGCCTTGAACAGCCTCCGGCTGGTCCTCGGGACATACCTGGACGTAAGCGAGGACGACGACCGAGGCGCTCCCGAATCCCCCGAAGAAGCGATGTACCAGTGGCTCACCTACATCCTCGGGGAGGCAATAGAGGCGCTGTCGGGGCAGACTTGA
- the clpS gene encoding ATP-dependent Clp protease adapter ClpS gives MPTAAPTEIKQPDVGEVTDLDLPWKVIVWNDPINLMTYVTFVLQKLFGYTQEKAHKLMLDVHYKGKAVVSHGAREKAELDVFRLHEHGLWATMEQDN, from the coding sequence ATGCCAACTGCAGCACCCACCGAGATCAAGCAGCCCGACGTCGGCGAAGTAACCGACCTTGACCTCCCGTGGAAGGTCATCGTATGGAACGACCCGATCAACCTGATGACCTACGTCACGTTCGTTCTCCAGAAGCTCTTCGGTTACACCCAGGAAAAGGCTCACAAACTGATGCTCGACGTCCACTACAAGGGAAAGGCCGTCGTCTCTCACGGCGCCCGTGAGAAAGCCGAGCTTGACGTGTTCCGTCTTCACGAGCACGGGCTTTGGGCGACCATGGAGCAGGACAACTGA
- a CDS encoding COX15/CtaA family protein, translated as MASRSSAAAGRFRVSPRAFEHIATAAVWALVLTVVSGAAVRLTGSGLGCPGWPNCTDSHVVAPLQVHAWIEFGNRLINAAVSIAAVAALAAAVRRRPRRRDLTWLSVGLMVGLFAEVALGAVLVKEKLAPALVSAHFLLGLVFLANAVVLRHRAGIPDEAIPVHPVRLVDRPTLLLSRLMLIAAAVVACLGTVVTSTGPHGGDPSAPRFHFSLHGVAQIHGTAVEVFLLITVVTLWNLARTGAPRLVIRQAQYLLGALVLQAAVGYAQYLNGDPVALVAVHVAGSTAVVITVIRFYVALSARPEEPPMIVDELVERTSASVEHAVPVPSI; from the coding sequence ATGGCGTCCCGGAGTTCGGCTGCAGCCGGCAGGTTTCGAGTCTCCCCGCGCGCCTTCGAGCACATCGCCACTGCGGCCGTCTGGGCCCTGGTCCTTACAGTTGTATCTGGCGCGGCCGTTCGCCTTACCGGTTCCGGACTCGGTTGCCCGGGCTGGCCGAACTGCACGGACTCCCATGTGGTCGCTCCGCTCCAGGTCCACGCGTGGATCGAGTTCGGGAACCGCCTCATCAACGCTGCCGTCTCGATCGCCGCAGTGGCGGCGCTGGCGGCTGCCGTGCGTCGCCGGCCCCGGCGGCGTGACCTGACCTGGCTGTCGGTGGGGTTGATGGTCGGCCTCTTCGCCGAGGTCGCGCTCGGAGCCGTTCTGGTCAAAGAGAAGCTCGCCCCTGCGTTGGTTTCGGCCCATTTCTTGCTGGGCCTGGTGTTCCTCGCCAACGCCGTGGTGCTTCGACACCGAGCGGGCATTCCCGACGAAGCCATTCCGGTTCACCCGGTCCGCCTCGTCGACCGGCCAACTCTGCTCCTGTCGCGACTCATGTTGATAGCGGCGGCGGTGGTGGCTTGTCTCGGGACAGTCGTGACATCGACGGGTCCGCACGGCGGTGACCCCTCGGCACCCCGCTTTCATTTCTCCCTTCACGGCGTTGCGCAAATTCATGGAACCGCGGTCGAGGTATTCCTTCTCATCACCGTCGTGACTCTCTGGAATCTCGCCAGGACAGGAGCGCCGCGCCTCGTGATCCGGCAAGCTCAGTATTTGTTGGGCGCATTGGTCCTTCAGGCGGCGGTGGGTTACGCGCAGTACCTGAACGGCGATCCTGTCGCCCTTGTCGCGGTGCACGTAGCCGGCTCGACCGCGGTGGTGATCACGGTCATTCGCTTCTACGTTGCTCTCTCAGCGCGTCCCGAAGAACCACCAATGATTGTCGACGAACTCGTGGAGCGGACATCGGCTTCGGTCGAGCATGCCGTTCCAGTGCCCAGCATCTAA